Proteins encoded in a region of the Anopheles aquasalis chromosome 2, idAnoAquaMG_Q_19, whole genome shotgun sequence genome:
- the LOC126570088 gene encoding casein kinase I isoform X9, translated as MQRRGDGKDQQQQQQQQQQAPQQPQQPGRTGAEAGGSRERDVARQASGVPGAAASGTAGGGGGGGGGGGGARGGSSMYSARHSVSSSSGVLMVGPNFRVGKKIGCGNFGELRLGKNLYNNEHVAIKMEPMKSKAPQLHLEYRFYKLLGAHDTQSPPEGIPRVYHLGTCGGRYNAMVLELLGPSLEDLFTLCGRKFSLKTVLMIAKQLLHRIEYVHSRHLIYRDVKPENFLIGRNSNKRDKIIHIIDFGLAKEYIDLDTNKHIPYREHKSLTGTARYMSINTHMGKEQSRRDDLEALGHMFMYFLRGSLPWQGLKADTLKERYQKIGDTKRATPIDVLCDGHPEEFAKYLRYVRRLDFFETPDYDHLRRLFQDLFYFKGYVDDGEFDWTGKTMSTPVGSLQTGHEVVVSPNRERHTPANKQTNSKGGVAAWPDVPKQTGTLGNLTPADRHGSVQVVSSTNGELNADDPTAGHSNTPITQQPEVELVDETKCCCFFKRKKKKSSRQK; from the exons CGGAGTTCCCGGTGCTGCAGCGTCCGGCACGGCTGGTGGGggcggcggaggaggaggtgggggtggtggggcacgaggcggcagcagcatgtacTCCGCCCGCCACTCGGTCAGTTCCTCCTCCGGGGTCCTGATGGTGGGCCCCAACTTCCGCGTCGGCAAGAAGATCGGCTGTGGCAACTTTGGCGAACTCAGGCTCG GGAAAAACCTATACAACAATGAACACGTAGCAATAAAAATGGAGCCAATGAAATCAAAAGCACCACAATTACACTTAGAATATAGGTTTTACAAATTGCTAGGAGCGCACG ATACACAGTCCCCACCAGAAGGGATACCGCGGGTGTATCACCTAGGTACGTGCGGCGGCCGGTACAACGCAATGGTGCTGGAACTGTTGGGACCATCGTTAGAAGATCTTTTTACGCTGTGTGGCAGAAAGTTTTCCTTGAAGACTGTACTGATGATCGCTAAGCAACTA CTCCATAGGATCGAGTATGTGCATAGTCGTCATTTAATTTATAGAGATGTTAAACCAGAAAATTTTCTAATCGGTAGAAATTCAAATAAACGTGATAAAATTATACATATAATAG attttgGTCTCGCCAAAGAGTATATTGACTTAGATACGAATAAACACATACCATATCGAGAGCATAAATCGCTGACGGGTACGGCGCGGTATATGTCGATCAATACGCATATGGGTAAAGAACAATCCAGACGTGATGATCTAGAGGCGCTAGGCCACATGTTCATGTATTTCCTAAGAGGTTCACTGCCATGGCAAGGTCTGAAGGCGGACACACTCAAAGAGCGATACCAAAAAATTGGTGACACGAAGCGAGCGACACCGATCGAC GTACTCTGCGATGGCCATCCGGAGGAGTTCGCCAAATACCTGCGCTACGTGCGGCGGCTAGACTTCTTCGAGACACCGGACTACGATCATCTGAGGCGACTGTTTCAGGATCTGTTCTACTTCAAAGGCTacgtcgacgacggtgaaTTCGACTGGACCGGCAAGACGATG TCGACGCCAGTTGGCTCGTTGCAGACCGGACACGAGGTGGTCGTATCACCGAACCGCGAAAGACACACACCCGCAAACAAG CAGACGAACTCGAAAGGAGGTGTCGCTGCCTGGCCGGATGTGCCCAAGCAGACCGGAACGCTGGGAAACCTTACGCCCGCCGACCGACACGGCTCAGTTCAG GTCGTGAGTTCAACCAACGGAGAATTGAATGCAGATGATCCTACCGCCGGACATTCGAACACACCCATCACACAGCAGCCCGAGGTGGAACTGGTCGATGAAACGAA atgctgctgtttctttaaacgaaagaagaagaaatcatCGCGCCAGAAATGA
- the LOC126570088 gene encoding casein kinase I isoform X10 → MQRRGDGKDQQQQQQQQQQAPQQPQQPGRTGAEAGGSRERDVARQASGVPGAAASGTAGGGGGGGGGGGGARGGSSMYSARHSVSSSSGVLMVGPNFRVGKKIGCGNFGELRLGKNLYNNEHVAIKMEPMKSKAPQLHLEYRFYKLLGAHDTQSPPEGIPRVYHLGTCGGRYNAMVLELLGPSLEDLFTLCGRKFSLKTVLMIAKQLLHRIEYVHSRHLIYRDVKPENFLIGRNSNKRDKIIHIIDFGLAKEYIDLDTNKHIPYREHKSLTGTARYMSINTHMGKEQSRRDDLEALGHMFMYFLRGSLPWQGLKADTLKERYQKIGDTKRATPIDVLCDGHPEEFAKYLRYVRRLDFFETPDYDHLRRLFQDLFYFKGYVDDGEFDWTGKTMSTPVGSLQTGHEVVVSPNRERHTPANKTNSKGGVAAWPDVPKQTGTLGNLTPADRHGSVQVVSSTNGELNADDPTAGHSNTPITQQPEVELVDETKCCCFFKRKKKKSSRQK, encoded by the exons CGGAGTTCCCGGTGCTGCAGCGTCCGGCACGGCTGGTGGGggcggcggaggaggaggtgggggtggtggggcacgaggcggcagcagcatgtacTCCGCCCGCCACTCGGTCAGTTCCTCCTCCGGGGTCCTGATGGTGGGCCCCAACTTCCGCGTCGGCAAGAAGATCGGCTGTGGCAACTTTGGCGAACTCAGGCTCG GGAAAAACCTATACAACAATGAACACGTAGCAATAAAAATGGAGCCAATGAAATCAAAAGCACCACAATTACACTTAGAATATAGGTTTTACAAATTGCTAGGAGCGCACG ATACACAGTCCCCACCAGAAGGGATACCGCGGGTGTATCACCTAGGTACGTGCGGCGGCCGGTACAACGCAATGGTGCTGGAACTGTTGGGACCATCGTTAGAAGATCTTTTTACGCTGTGTGGCAGAAAGTTTTCCTTGAAGACTGTACTGATGATCGCTAAGCAACTA CTCCATAGGATCGAGTATGTGCATAGTCGTCATTTAATTTATAGAGATGTTAAACCAGAAAATTTTCTAATCGGTAGAAATTCAAATAAACGTGATAAAATTATACATATAATAG attttgGTCTCGCCAAAGAGTATATTGACTTAGATACGAATAAACACATACCATATCGAGAGCATAAATCGCTGACGGGTACGGCGCGGTATATGTCGATCAATACGCATATGGGTAAAGAACAATCCAGACGTGATGATCTAGAGGCGCTAGGCCACATGTTCATGTATTTCCTAAGAGGTTCACTGCCATGGCAAGGTCTGAAGGCGGACACACTCAAAGAGCGATACCAAAAAATTGGTGACACGAAGCGAGCGACACCGATCGAC GTACTCTGCGATGGCCATCCGGAGGAGTTCGCCAAATACCTGCGCTACGTGCGGCGGCTAGACTTCTTCGAGACACCGGACTACGATCATCTGAGGCGACTGTTTCAGGATCTGTTCTACTTCAAAGGCTacgtcgacgacggtgaaTTCGACTGGACCGGCAAGACGATG TCGACGCCAGTTGGCTCGTTGCAGACCGGACACGAGGTGGTCGTATCACCGAACCGCGAAAGACACACACCCGCAAACAAG ACGAACTCGAAAGGAGGTGTCGCTGCCTGGCCGGATGTGCCCAAGCAGACCGGAACGCTGGGAAACCTTACGCCCGCCGACCGACACGGCTCAGTTCAG GTCGTGAGTTCAACCAACGGAGAATTGAATGCAGATGATCCTACCGCCGGACATTCGAACACACCCATCACACAGCAGCCCGAGGTGGAACTGGTCGATGAAACGAA atgctgctgtttctttaaacgaaagaagaagaaatcatCGCGCCAGAAATGA